In Candidatus Cohnella colombiensis, one DNA window encodes the following:
- a CDS encoding carbohydrate ABC transporter permease, with translation MIKESKLSLSSRYLIAFAVLIIYLIPLFYLFNVSMKTQIEHLKSPVGLFEQFRFQNFVTAWNKGDFSKYIWNSVLYTSVTTFLSIMLSLFAAFPIARRYVKFPNALYVFFIMSLFLPIPLVPQFWLANQLGMYNEQWGYILLRTGGTGIAFLLFVGYIKSISKELDEAAAIDGCGYFRYIFQILIPLVKPVMATGVLLTAIGTWNDIIGPTIYLSDAKYQPITRGLFAFYGQYLNDWPLLACGIIIVAAPLIILYVFVQRYLVSGALAGSVKI, from the coding sequence ATGATTAAGGAATCTAAGTTATCTTTGTCCTCCCGATATTTGATCGCGTTTGCCGTATTGATCATCTATCTCATTCCGCTTTTCTACCTATTTAACGTTTCTATGAAAACACAAATCGAACATTTGAAATCACCTGTTGGATTGTTCGAACAATTCCGCTTTCAGAACTTCGTGACCGCTTGGAACAAAGGCGATTTCTCGAAATATATTTGGAACAGTGTCCTGTACACCTCAGTAACGACTTTCTTATCGATCATGTTGTCACTATTCGCAGCTTTTCCGATTGCTCGTCGTTATGTTAAGTTTCCTAATGCGCTTTATGTATTCTTCATCATGTCGCTTTTCTTACCAATCCCACTCGTACCGCAGTTCTGGTTAGCCAATCAGTTAGGCATGTACAATGAGCAGTGGGGATATATCCTACTTCGCACAGGAGGAACGGGGATAGCATTCTTATTGTTCGTAGGCTATATCAAATCCATATCCAAGGAGCTGGATGAAGCTGCGGCTATTGATGGATGCGGCTATTTCCGCTACATCTTCCAAATTCTCATTCCACTCGTTAAGCCAGTTATGGCAACAGGCGTCTTATTAACGGCGATTGGCACATGGAATGATATTATCGGACCTACGATCTACTTGTCGGATGCGAAGTATCAGCCGATTACACGTGGACTATTCGCATTCTATGGACAATATCTGAATGATTGGCCACTGCTTGCTTGTGGAATTATTATAGTTGCTGCTCCACTGATCATACTCTACGTCTTCGTACAACGTTACTTAGTCAGTGGTGCGCTAGCAGGATCTGTCAAAATTTAA
- a CDS encoding glycoside hydrolase family 9 protein produces MEKTAALENYTFPLPIDETRSATQRWLGKPVIRTKLLDACEDESLWKLVEQGEFCFTNERAMFGSRSVRIISPTTSNKSFQTEAPGRPHGKCSVMRTVAGEDWTEFNRISFWVYPTLPGFRVISLSVVLHNDGEYTVPDTYLREGIHYFLLQPDTWNHIVWEIDHLSRDRVTGLEFVYRLQGSDIGATKTVQYDISGIELQVVEPDHYEGWDVAKGRLAYSHIGYFPTADKTAILNIAEDTNEHFQVIDTHAEQPVLTKAIRTVESQIGKFRILDFSEITSPGIYRLEAGSVKSEPFPISLYIGESSIWKTINFFYSLRCGTEVPGIHGACHRDFLCEHEGKQIVINGGWHDAGDLSQGAVNTSEAVYAMLTLAERVDSSEQALAVRLREEAKWGLDWLLKTRFGDGYRTTWATMDLWTDGVLGTEDDEVCAAGNDPLTNYTAAAAEALAARVWERYDPIAAAHYLRSAREDWSFGNAMIESAEDNPFVNPLIVASQGILASTELFRATGEACYRDKAIQLAHYVIGCQQRTLPNWDIPLLGFFYSSIERTRLLHFPHRGHEQAPIVAMAELLRLFPEHSDWGSWYSVIVLHSEYMEQAASFTAPYRMLTAGVYDLEESDDPAYREQVMNGVRLSPRYYLRSFPIWFEMRGNTGTGLSQTKAISTAGTIRKKASLIQLSRQQLEWTIGANPFGQSLMYGEGYDYTPQYTAVSGDISGSLPVGIQTKRNADLPYWPVQNCYNYKEVWVHPSSRWLWIMDDLYGPAIANRQESGDTGSAIARIVIREQKELYVKFDLQADSSANLLSTTYRIHVYNLNVNDLNEAEYAIATTRAALIDARIVNGAEPWFIVITSVDAQGIMRSQELVGNCDV; encoded by the coding sequence ATGGAGAAGACAGCAGCTTTGGAGAACTACACTTTCCCGCTCCCCATCGACGAAACACGCTCGGCAACGCAGCGTTGGCTTGGCAAACCTGTTATTCGCACTAAGCTTCTAGACGCATGTGAAGATGAATCGTTATGGAAGCTCGTCGAGCAAGGGGAATTCTGCTTCACCAATGAACGGGCTATGTTCGGTAGTCGAAGTGTCAGAATCATCTCACCAACGACGTCTAACAAGTCCTTTCAGACAGAGGCTCCAGGCCGTCCGCACGGCAAGTGCTCCGTTATGCGCACCGTCGCAGGTGAAGATTGGACTGAATTTAATCGCATTTCCTTCTGGGTGTATCCAACCTTGCCGGGATTCCGAGTCATTTCATTATCCGTGGTCCTGCACAATGATGGTGAGTATACAGTGCCCGATACCTATCTCAGAGAGGGTATTCATTATTTTCTACTGCAGCCCGACACTTGGAATCATATCGTATGGGAGATCGATCACCTCTCTCGGGATCGTGTAACGGGATTGGAATTCGTATATCGGCTGCAAGGTAGTGATATAGGAGCAACCAAGACTGTTCAATATGATATCAGCGGTATCGAGCTACAGGTCGTTGAGCCTGATCATTATGAAGGCTGGGACGTTGCGAAGGGAAGACTTGCATACTCCCATATCGGTTATTTTCCAACGGCAGATAAGACGGCCATACTCAATATCGCCGAAGACACCAATGAACATTTCCAGGTAATCGATACACATGCAGAGCAGCCTGTGCTTACGAAAGCGATTCGTACAGTAGAATCTCAGATTGGGAAGTTTCGCATACTTGATTTCTCCGAGATCACTTCTCCTGGCATCTATCGCTTAGAAGCTGGAAGTGTGAAGTCAGAGCCTTTCCCTATCTCGCTGTACATTGGGGAAAGTAGTATATGGAAGACCATTAACTTCTTCTACAGCTTGAGATGTGGCACCGAGGTACCAGGAATTCATGGTGCGTGTCATCGAGATTTCCTATGCGAGCATGAGGGCAAGCAGATTGTCATTAATGGTGGCTGGCACGATGCGGGAGATCTCTCTCAAGGAGCGGTGAATACTTCAGAGGCCGTGTATGCGATGCTCACATTAGCAGAACGTGTGGACAGCAGTGAGCAAGCGCTTGCTGTAAGACTTCGCGAAGAAGCGAAGTGGGGGCTTGATTGGCTATTGAAGACAAGATTTGGGGATGGTTATCGGACTACCTGGGCGACGATGGACCTCTGGACAGACGGCGTCCTCGGGACAGAGGATGATGAAGTATGTGCGGCTGGCAACGATCCTCTCACGAATTATACTGCAGCAGCAGCGGAGGCATTAGCCGCTCGCGTATGGGAGCGCTACGATCCAATTGCTGCGGCTCATTACCTCAGATCAGCCCGCGAAGACTGGTCTTTCGGCAATGCAATGATTGAAAGTGCGGAGGACAACCCCTTCGTTAATCCGTTAATCGTTGCTTCGCAAGGTATTCTTGCCTCCACCGAGCTGTTCCGCGCGACTGGAGAAGCTTGCTATAGAGATAAGGCTATACAATTAGCACATTACGTGATCGGCTGTCAGCAGCGAACGTTGCCGAATTGGGATATACCGTTGCTCGGATTTTTCTATTCCTCTATAGAGAGAACACGCCTACTGCATTTCCCTCACCGTGGACACGAGCAGGCGCCAATCGTTGCCATGGCTGAGCTGCTGAGGCTGTTTCCAGAGCACTCCGATTGGGGAAGCTGGTACTCCGTTATTGTGTTGCATTCGGAATATATGGAGCAGGCTGCTTCCTTCACTGCGCCATATCGGATGCTTACTGCGGGTGTGTATGACCTTGAGGAGTCAGACGACCCTGCTTATCGAGAGCAGGTCATGAATGGCGTTCGGTTATCTCCTCGTTATTACTTGCGCAGCTTTCCCATATGGTTCGAGATGCGCGGTAACACCGGGACCGGATTGTCACAAACCAAGGCGATCTCTACTGCAGGCACCATTCGCAAGAAGGCATCCCTAATTCAGCTCAGTAGACAACAACTCGAATGGACGATTGGGGCCAATCCTTTTGGTCAAAGCTTAATGTACGGTGAGGGCTACGATTATACTCCGCAGTATACCGCTGTTTCAGGGGATATTAGTGGATCACTTCCTGTCGGCATTCAAACGAAGAGGAACGCAGACCTCCCCTATTGGCCTGTTCAAAATTGCTATAATTACAAGGAGGTTTGGGTGCATCCATCCTCCCGTTGGCTCTGGATAATGGATGACCTATATGGACCTGCCATTGCTAATCGACAAGAGAGTGGGGATACTGGATCGGCGATAGCCCGCATTGTTATTCGAGAGCAGAAAGAGCTCTACGTGAAATTCGATCTTCAAGCGGACTCTTCGGCGAATTTACTCTCAACGACTTATCGGATCCATGTCTATAACTTAAACGTGAATGATCTTAATGAAGCTGAATATGCTATCGCGACCACCAGAGCAGCACTCATTGATGCACGAATTGTAAACGGTGCGGAGCCATGGTTCATCGTTATTACCTCCGTAGATGCACAAGGGATTATGAGGTCACAAGAGTTAGTCGGGAACTGCGATGTCTAA
- the gpmI gene encoding 2,3-bisphosphoglycerate-independent phosphoglycerate mutase — MTAPKPVALIILDGFGLRDEVHGNAVAQANKPNYDRYWNTFPHTTLTACGEAVGLPEGQMGNSEVGHLNIGAGRIVYQDLTRISKSIRDQDFFENSTLVGAIKHAKDNGRKLHLYGLLSDGGVHSHIAHLFALLELAKKEGLDDVYIHAFLDGRDVAPDSAVGYLEKLQAKIVEVGVGRIATVQGRYYAMDRDKRWDRVEKSYRAMVYGDGPTATDPIAAVKQSYEQGVYDEFFVPTVIVGADGKSTGLVESEDAVIFFNFRPDRAIQLSNVFTNEDFRGFDRGAGVPRKLYFVCMTLFAESVGGLVAYKPKELDNTLGEVLVQQGKKQLRIAETEKYPHVTFFFSGGRDHVLEGETRILINSPKVATYDLQPEMSAYEVAEAAVKEIEADNHDAIILNFANVDMVGHSGMLEPTIKAVEATDDCLGKVVEAVLAKGGVCVIIADHGNGDMVIDDDERPFTAHTTNPVPCIVTQANHTLREGGILADVAPTLLELLQLPQPEQMTGKSLLK, encoded by the coding sequence ATGACAGCTCCTAAACCTGTTGCACTGATTATTCTTGATGGCTTCGGACTTCGCGATGAAGTGCACGGCAACGCTGTTGCGCAAGCGAACAAGCCGAACTATGATCGGTATTGGAACACGTTCCCGCATACGACATTAACGGCTTGCGGTGAAGCGGTAGGTTTGCCAGAAGGACAAATGGGCAACTCTGAAGTTGGACATTTGAACATCGGCGCAGGGCGGATCGTATATCAAGATTTGACTCGCATCTCAAAGTCGATTCGCGACCAAGATTTTTTTGAGAATTCAACATTGGTCGGTGCGATTAAGCATGCGAAGGACAATGGACGGAAGCTGCACCTGTACGGTCTATTGTCTGATGGTGGCGTACATAGCCACATCGCGCATCTGTTCGCATTGCTGGAGCTTGCGAAGAAGGAAGGGCTGGACGACGTATATATCCACGCCTTCCTTGACGGTCGCGATGTCGCACCAGATAGTGCGGTTGGATATCTGGAAAAGTTGCAAGCGAAGATCGTAGAAGTAGGCGTCGGACGGATCGCTACAGTTCAAGGGCGATACTATGCGATGGATCGTGATAAGCGTTGGGATCGCGTCGAGAAATCTTACCGCGCAATGGTTTACGGTGATGGACCGACAGCGACAGACCCGATCGCAGCAGTTAAGCAATCGTATGAGCAAGGTGTATATGATGAGTTTTTCGTACCTACCGTTATCGTAGGCGCGGATGGCAAATCAACCGGATTAGTGGAGTCGGAAGATGCAGTCATCTTCTTCAACTTCCGTCCGGATCGGGCGATTCAATTGTCGAACGTGTTCACGAATGAAGACTTCCGAGGCTTTGATCGTGGCGCGGGCGTTCCGCGTAAGTTATACTTTGTATGTATGACATTGTTCGCAGAGTCTGTTGGGGGCCTAGTTGCTTACAAGCCTAAAGAATTAGATAATACTTTGGGTGAGGTGCTCGTACAGCAAGGGAAGAAGCAGCTTCGCATCGCCGAGACAGAGAAGTATCCACACGTTACGTTCTTCTTCAGCGGTGGACGCGATCATGTGCTCGAAGGTGAAACGCGTATTCTCATCAACTCGCCGAAGGTTGCAACCTATGACCTACAGCCTGAGATGAGCGCTTATGAGGTTGCAGAAGCAGCAGTGAAGGAAATCGAGGCAGACAATCACGATGCGATTATTCTAAATTTCGCAAACGTAGATATGGTCGGTCACTCCGGTATGCTTGAGCCTACGATTAAGGCGGTTGAAGCGACGGATGATTGCCTTGGTAAAGTCGTTGAAGCTGTACTTGCTAAAGGTGGCGTCTGCGTTATTATTGCGGACCACGGTAACGGCGATATGGTTATCGATGACGACGAGCGTCCTTTCACAGCGCATACAACCAACCCTGTACCCTGCATTGTGACCCAAGCGAATCATACGTTGCGTGAGGGTGGCATACTTGCTGATGTTGCTCCAACATTGCTAGAGCTACTGCAGCTTCCGCAGCCAGAGCAAATGACAGGTAAATCTTTATTGAAATAA
- a CDS encoding sugar ABC transporter permease, protein MYPFGRGIARHLPLVLLMLPLLLYVIFAFGPSVATVFFSFTNATGLPGAEWHFIGFKNYDRLLNSSDQAERIRSVRNSLQFAFVVVVVQNVVGLFMAVIVNRKLKGDSFFRATYFLPVVLGVTVSGLVWRMMMNPLGGPLSEFLKFFHIKSAFLSSYGAAFEWIIFVQIWMYMGYSMTIFLAGLQSVPKDLYDAANIDGSSRWQSFRHVTLPMIAPATTVNMLLSIIGALQTFDIIYVLTNGGFNTRTLALDIYRDAIANNQTADYGLASAGAMLLFVFVFVITIVALAILRRREVDL, encoded by the coding sequence ATGTATCCATTCGGTAGAGGAATCGCAAGACATTTACCCCTTGTCTTGCTCATGCTACCATTACTGCTCTATGTCATCTTTGCCTTTGGACCCTCCGTAGCGACTGTCTTCTTCTCATTCACGAATGCTACAGGGCTGCCTGGTGCAGAATGGCATTTCATCGGCTTTAAAAATTACGACCGATTATTGAACTCCTCCGATCAGGCGGAAAGAATTCGATCGGTCCGCAACTCCTTACAATTCGCATTCGTGGTAGTCGTTGTACAGAATGTCGTCGGATTGTTTATGGCAGTCATTGTGAATCGAAAGCTAAAGGGCGACTCCTTTTTTAGAGCGACTTATTTCTTACCCGTTGTTTTAGGTGTAACTGTTTCCGGTCTTGTATGGCGCATGATGATGAATCCACTTGGCGGACCCCTGAGTGAGTTCTTAAAGTTCTTTCACATTAAGTCTGCCTTTCTATCAAGCTATGGCGCTGCATTTGAATGGATTATTTTCGTTCAAATCTGGATGTATATGGGTTATTCGATGACCATTTTCCTTGCTGGACTTCAATCCGTTCCCAAGGATCTGTATGATGCAGCGAACATCGATGGTTCAAGTCGTTGGCAATCGTTCCGTCATGTGACCTTACCTATGATCGCTCCAGCTACAACAGTCAATATGTTACTTTCGATCATTGGAGCTCTGCAAACCTTTGATATTATCTATGTTCTGACCAACGGAGGCTTTAATACACGCACACTCGCACTCGATATTTACCGTGATGCGATTGCTAATAATCAGACAGCCGACTACGGACTAGCATCCGCTGGCGCAATGCTTCTGTTCGTGTTTGTATTCGTCATTACGATCGTTGCCTTGGCAATCTTGCGGAGAAGAGAGGTGGACTTATGA
- the eno gene encoding phosphopyruvate hydratase — MTMIADVYAREVLDSRGNPTVEVEVRLESGVLGRAIVPSGASTGAYEAVELRDGDKSRYLGKGVLKAVENVNTIIAPEIIGYDALDQVEIDNRMIELDGTPNKANLGANAILAVSMAVARAAAEALDVPLYTYLGGFNAKTLPVPMMNIVNGGEHADNNIDVQEFMVLPVGAPTFAEALRTGAEIFHSLKAVLKAKGLNTAVGDEGGFAPNLGSNEEALSTIIEAIEKAGYKPGVDVFLGMDVASTEFYKDGKYHLEGEGKSFTSAEFVDLLASWVDKYPIISIEDGCSEDDWAGWKLLTEKLGDKVQLVGDDLFVTNTVRLADGIAQGVGNSILVKVNQIGTLTETFDAIEMAKRAGYTAVISHRSGESEDSTIADIAVATNAGQIKTGAPSRTDRVAKYNQLLRIEDRLGSTAKYGGKEAFYNLRGLK, encoded by the coding sequence ATGACGATGATTGCTGATGTTTATGCACGTGAAGTACTAGACTCTCGCGGTAACCCTACTGTTGAGGTTGAAGTTCGTTTGGAATCCGGCGTTCTAGGCCGCGCAATCGTACCATCTGGCGCTTCTACAGGCGCATACGAAGCGGTTGAGCTTCGTGATGGCGACAAGAGCCGTTACCTTGGTAAAGGCGTACTTAAAGCTGTTGAAAATGTGAACACAATTATCGCTCCTGAAATTATCGGTTACGACGCACTTGACCAAGTGGAAATCGACAACCGTATGATCGAGCTTGATGGTACACCAAACAAAGCTAACCTCGGCGCAAACGCAATTCTTGCTGTATCTATGGCTGTTGCTCGTGCTGCTGCAGAAGCTTTGGATGTACCTTTGTACACTTACCTTGGCGGTTTCAACGCGAAGACTTTGCCAGTTCCGATGATGAACATCGTTAACGGTGGCGAGCATGCAGACAACAACATCGACGTTCAAGAATTCATGGTATTGCCAGTAGGTGCGCCTACGTTCGCTGAAGCACTTCGTACAGGTGCTGAAATTTTCCACTCCTTGAAAGCTGTCTTGAAAGCAAAAGGCTTGAACACAGCAGTAGGTGACGAAGGCGGCTTCGCTCCAAACCTAGGTTCGAACGAAGAAGCATTGTCCACGATCATCGAAGCGATTGAAAAAGCTGGCTACAAGCCAGGTGTTGACGTATTCCTCGGTATGGACGTTGCTTCCACTGAATTCTACAAGGATGGCAAGTACCATCTTGAAGGTGAAGGCAAATCGTTCACATCCGCTGAGTTCGTTGATTTGCTCGCTAGCTGGGTAGACAAATACCCAATCATCTCGATCGAAGATGGCTGCTCTGAAGATGACTGGGCAGGTTGGAAGTTGCTAACTGAGAAGCTTGGCGACAAAGTACAGCTCGTTGGTGACGATTTGTTCGTAACAAACACAGTCCGTCTGGCTGACGGTATTGCTCAAGGCGTAGGCAACTCGATCTTGGTTAAAGTTAACCAAATCGGTACGTTGACTGAAACGTTTGATGCAATCGAGATGGCGAAGCGCGCAGGTTACACTGCAGTTATCTCTCACCGTTCTGGTGAGTCCGAAGATAGCACGATCGCTGACATTGCAGTTGCAACGAATGCAGGTCAAATCAAGACAGGTGCTCCTTCCCGTACAGACCGCGTAGCGAAGTATAACCAATTGCTTCGCATCGAGGATCGTCTTGGCTCCACTGCGAAATACGGTGGCAAAGAAGCGTTCTACAATCTTCGTGGATTGAAGTAA
- a CDS encoding extracellular solute-binding protein, whose protein sequence is MLKKYTGLLLAMVMMIAVLAACGGGNNNASNSSSSDTPKSSSASTDSDNSNSDEKVTLKIIHWINEPVNLYYEDFNKRFTEKYPNITVDYQIVPSDATYDQLQQTRISANDTDLLAIKSGFAPIPQDWATGAQDPLWKQWIDTGLIADLTGQDFLANYNAADVANSTTYNGKVYGVNMGKVSFTGLYYNKKIFAENNLKVPTTWSEFTNVVDTLKAAGVNPLGFAGKDIWPFNLAVQGLSASIQKDQGEFIKGLWTGSTKFTDDVQIEILDKAQYLIQNAIDGVMGIDYGTMPGLFASGQVAMMADGTWNAPTLKSLDPTLEFGYFPIPGSSNAAQNGSLAGKYDMSWMILENAKNKDAALKWLAMQSEPEEYAKFVAASGFLPTQSVEVEDPFTNEISPYLSNFKLAWDQLFINRQNAGEHVSGSSIHAEFLAPAGPIKTSQELAETSQKEWDAAK, encoded by the coding sequence ATGTTGAAGAAGTACACTGGTTTACTATTAGCTATGGTAATGATGATCGCCGTCCTCGCCGCTTGTGGTGGAGGCAACAACAATGCGAGCAACTCCTCTAGTTCAGACACCCCTAAGAGCTCGTCCGCTTCTACTGATTCAGACAATTCAAATTCGGATGAGAAGGTTACATTGAAGATCATTCATTGGATTAATGAACCCGTTAATCTCTACTACGAAGACTTTAATAAGCGCTTCACTGAGAAATACCCGAATATTACAGTTGATTATCAAATTGTGCCTTCGGATGCTACTTACGATCAACTGCAACAAACTCGGATTAGTGCCAATGACACCGACTTGCTTGCGATTAAGAGCGGCTTTGCACCCATTCCACAGGATTGGGCAACTGGCGCACAAGATCCCCTTTGGAAGCAATGGATCGATACAGGTCTGATTGCTGATCTGACCGGTCAAGATTTCCTCGCGAATTATAATGCCGCTGACGTAGCCAACTCTACAACTTATAACGGCAAAGTATACGGAGTTAACATGGGGAAGGTTTCCTTCACTGGCTTGTACTATAATAAGAAGATTTTTGCAGAGAACAACCTGAAGGTTCCTACTACATGGTCAGAGTTCACAAATGTTGTAGATACTTTGAAAGCAGCAGGCGTTAATCCTCTGGGATTCGCAGGTAAGGACATATGGCCATTCAACCTAGCTGTTCAAGGTCTGTCGGCTTCCATCCAGAAGGATCAAGGCGAATTCATTAAGGGACTGTGGACGGGTTCCACGAAATTTACAGATGATGTACAAATCGAGATTCTCGATAAAGCCCAATATCTGATTCAGAATGCTATTGATGGTGTAATGGGGATTGACTATGGTACTATGCCAGGCTTGTTCGCAAGCGGTCAAGTGGCAATGATGGCAGACGGAACATGGAATGCACCAACACTTAAGAGCTTAGATCCAACTCTTGAGTTCGGTTACTTCCCAATTCCAGGTAGCAGCAATGCTGCACAAAACGGCTCACTTGCAGGGAAATACGATATGTCTTGGATGATTCTTGAGAACGCGAAGAACAAAGACGCTGCTCTGAAATGGCTGGCAATGCAATCCGAGCCTGAAGAATATGCGAAGTTCGTAGCAGCTTCTGGCTTCCTACCTACACAAAGCGTTGAAGTAGAAGATCCATTTACGAATGAGATCAGCCCTTACCTGTCTAACTTTAAGCTGGCGTGGGATCAATTATTTATCAATCGCCAAAATGCAGGGGAGCACGTTAGCGGATCAAGTATCCATGCTGAATTCCTTGCTCCTGCTGGACCAATTAAAACATCCCAAGAATTAGCTGAAACTTCTCAGAAGGAATGGGATGCAGCGAAATAA
- a CDS encoding LacI family DNA-binding transcriptional regulator has translation MNIKTIAKMAGVSVATVSKIINNYADIGEETKQRVLKIMNDVGYMPSSSAKTLATKKSNLIGVVFAGQLNSDLSHPYFVSVLDAFKRQIGLLGYDLLFFSNEKFFREKEDYLARCRHFQVEGCIIIAGDQVEPSVNLLDSSDIPCIGIDIKLTGNNSAYLTSDNAKISSCAVEHFYMSGYRDIGFLGINRVTEVTTTREVAFKEAMNMFGLNINSDWFTYSEDFEGESGYQAMKKLIARGSLPRAIFAVTDLLAFGALRAMKEHQIRVPDDVAIIGCDDLLACQYSDPALTTIKQDKEKIGKLAALMLYDMINQQMDPKVIIVEPELVVRQSCGGA, from the coding sequence ATGAATATTAAAACAATTGCAAAGATGGCTGGAGTATCCGTCGCAACGGTGTCCAAGATCATCAACAACTATGCAGATATCGGAGAAGAAACGAAACAGCGTGTCCTCAAGATTATGAACGATGTGGGTTATATGCCATCCTCATCTGCGAAGACGTTGGCGACTAAGAAGTCAAACCTCATTGGAGTCGTATTCGCAGGCCAATTGAATTCAGACTTAAGTCATCCCTACTTCGTCAGTGTGCTGGATGCCTTCAAGAGACAGATCGGGTTGCTTGGCTATGACCTGTTATTCTTCTCCAATGAGAAGTTCTTTCGGGAGAAGGAAGATTACTTGGCGCGCTGCCGACACTTCCAAGTCGAGGGATGTATAATCATTGCGGGCGATCAAGTTGAGCCCAGCGTTAATCTGCTTGATAGTAGCGATATTCCTTGTATCGGGATTGATATTAAGCTGACGGGAAATAACTCCGCATATTTAACGTCAGATAACGCAAAGATCTCCTCATGCGCAGTAGAGCATTTCTACATGAGTGGCTATCGTGACATTGGTTTCTTAGGGATTAATCGTGTGACTGAGGTTACGACAACAAGAGAAGTTGCTTTCAAAGAAGCGATGAATATGTTTGGCCTGAACATCAATTCAGATTGGTTCACGTACAGCGAGGATTTCGAGGGAGAGAGCGGCTATCAGGCGATGAAAAAGCTAATTGCAAGAGGGAGCCTCCCAAGAGCGATCTTCGCTGTTACCGATCTGTTAGCTTTCGGTGCACTTCGCGCGATGAAGGAGCATCAAATTCGGGTTCCTGATGATGTAGCGATTATCGGATGTGACGATCTACTTGCTTGCCAGTATTCAGATCCAGCCCTCACGACAATTAAGCAAGATAAGGAAAAGATAGGCAAACTAGCTGCTCTGATGCTATACGATATGATTAATCAGCAGATGGATCCGAAGGTGATCATTGTTGAGCCAGAGTTAGTGGTCCGTCAGTCGTGTGGTGGTGCGTAG